One genomic window of Helicobacter canis includes the following:
- a CDS encoding metallophosphoesterase: MKHHITLDTFVISDTHFGHKAVMKKEPIRKLALKQSGFTRFDELQVYRWNNAVGADDKVLHLGDLYFDMGYKYLPRLHGEKILVVGNNDIGKFERVEKMQEWQVCHKLKLQIPEAKRVKARLRAKFGKSQLKDPYANAIVLDLGKERVMFSHFPVFNRKRDDRFYLARDVLDEAYKICDCSLNIHGHTHTKKTYNRFCINACCEELDFTPVRLREIVR; the protein is encoded by the coding sequence ATGAAGCACCACATAACGCTTGACACTTTTGTCATCTCTGATACACACTTTGGGCATAAAGCCGTGATGAAAAAGGAGCCTATCCGCAAGCTAGCCCTAAAGCAAAGCGGCTTTACGCGCTTTGATGAGCTGCAAGTCTATCGCTGGAACAACGCCGTGGGCGCAGATGATAAAGTCTTGCATTTGGGGGATTTATACTTTGATATGGGCTATAAATATCTGCCGCGCCTACACGGAGAGAAGATCCTTGTTGTGGGGAATAATGACATTGGTAAATTTGAGCGAGTAGAAAAAATGCAAGAGTGGCAAGTCTGCCATAAGCTAAAGCTCCAAATCCCTGAAGCCAAGCGTGTAAAAGCGCGGCTTAGGGCAAAATTTGGCAAGTCCCAGCTTAAAGACCCTTATGCCAATGCCATTGTGCTAGACCTTGGCAAAGAGCGCGTGATGTTTAGCCATTTTCCTGTGTTTAACCGCAAGAGAGATGATCGATTCTACCTAGCGCGTGATGTGCTTGATGAAGCGTATAAAATCTGCGATTGCAGTCTCAATATCCACGGACACACGCACACCAAAAAGACCTATAATCGCTTCTGTATCAATGCCTGCTGCGAGGAGCTAGACTTCACGCCTGTGCGCCTTAGAGAGATTGTGCGCTAG
- a CDS encoding DUF2339 domain-containing protein produces MELVVVLVIIFIVFLFVGAVYGFIARSKVQQIARDLERAHSKLGRVMARLEKLESSFSPSSQADKIGAAIHAQQKGEKVDSSKDSASAECMDCHAAAHAATRNDSTNAAFEKVDSKKSWDSKIVRLESGLFKPSAEIRLGRLSHKQGAEIRNSSPQAESLAKKVDSSGSWDSSPQAQSHAKDSSKPQSTAHPSTQPTPKFQRLLHTFTQNSLALLGGIFFILAAFFLVNYSINHSLITPQVRIGLSLAFGVLLLACGLLSTLYQHTLARKLQRLSHKSPSIIAQTCIGAGLVVEFLAVYGGYYFYRFFGLTGAFALLAFIAVFALVLTLRYGVVIGIFGVLGSFSTPVLLASGAYHATMLFVYVLVCYFFTLSIAIRSRQFAIFLIANVFVLGYMLDFVLLREVGRGALVLLVFVVVALLGAHSVFALMYAPTLSTNKQASSQKSSKAMSLWRNALGLSLAFSALVLCVGIAGIFARFGYMDFGTLELAFLAFVMACLFALPALTRFARYPISPLYLSLPIPFGIVMLCFVIKAAGASTLVALGFMVGIAAGLYVYVRFRDLACGLESTCIDVDCHAENNARNDAKGTSSAKVDSKRFWDSKIVRLESWLFKPCKEIRLGYLSTKQGAEIRDSSPQAESLAKDSSVVRMRVWYLWLMSFSALCFLLLSTQIACLDWIESAGKYAMWILGLGVFGWVYRAVVVYGLTPYRDVLLLVSAFGALGALGLIGDDLLHTLPQTMRVSLLWLASGILLALLGRTKILPRGISGFEWVFAGFGLLATWAHIVGVDLLYGLFGGLRGSYLPELCVFMLVSAINLWLFARAVDSPAASLSASLSTSRRGIFAALAGLLLWEILALINLCALWIVRHWFIGFDDFFMRESLSHTLVVCAVFAIAFGALIISGRARTKQNLAQQSQPTSPPSHQNPLHQNPLWIKFYTHSSLVLFVYGLVGFCSLLLSYKDYIHIYAYAAAEIDMLQASNQFFIAIIAQVVLVGLAGVLCLCYTKSLATSWHAQEAKDTKDSFTFARFSLQLIANTAALVGIVGALVYAIRLCFAGRGDISFGDIVIGDRSLHYVFGSAGFGEIELYTYSIALVLLGIIMLAGYFLSRYKVYKIYAFVLFGAATLKVFFIDTSRLDSLAKIALFVCMGVLFLSVSYLYARLVKKVDSRDSACGLES; encoded by the coding sequence GTGGAACTTGTGGTTGTGTTGGTCATTATTTTTATAGTGTTTTTGTTTGTCGGCGCGGTGTATGGGTTTATCGCCCGCTCTAAGGTGCAGCAGATTGCTAGAGATTTGGAGCGCGCACATAGTAAGCTTGGGCGCGTGATGGCAAGACTAGAGAAGCTAGAATCTAGTTTTTCCCCATCATCACAAGCCGATAAAATCGGCGCGGCGATCCACGCGCAACAAAAAGGCGAAAAAGTGGATTCTAGTAAAGATTCTGCTAGCGCAGAATGTATGGATTGCCACGCCGCAGCTCACGCAGCGACTCGCAATGACAGCACAAACGCCGCTTTTGAAAAAGTGGATTCTAAGAAGTCTTGGGATTCTAAGATTGTGCGGCTAGAATCGGGGCTTTTTAAGCCGAGCGCGGAGATAAGGCTAGGTCGCCTATCGCACAAGCAAGGCGCAGAAATCCGCAATTCTAGCCCGCAAGCTGAATCCCTCGCTAAAAAAGTGGATTCTAGTGGATCTTGGGACTCTAGCCCACAAGCGCAATCCCACGCTAAAGATTCTAGTAAGCCCCAATCCACAGCACACCCCAGCACACAGCCTACCCCCAAATTCCAACGCCTCCTCCACACATTCACGCAAAACAGCCTTGCCCTGCTTGGTGGCATCTTTTTTATCCTTGCGGCATTTTTCCTTGTCAATTACTCAATCAATCACTCCCTAATCACGCCCCAAGTGCGCATAGGCTTGAGTCTTGCCTTTGGCGTGCTGCTGCTTGCGTGTGGGCTTCTCTCCACGCTTTATCAACACACACTAGCAAGGAAGCTCCAACGCCTAAGCCATAAATCCCCCTCCATAATCGCCCAAACCTGCATTGGCGCAGGGCTGGTGGTGGAGTTTCTAGCAGTGTATGGGGGGTATTATTTTTATAGATTTTTTGGGCTTACAGGGGCATTTGCGCTGCTGGCATTTATCGCGGTATTTGCGCTTGTTTTGACCCTGCGCTATGGGGTGGTGATAGGGATTTTTGGCGTGCTGGGGAGCTTTAGCACGCCTGTGCTGCTCGCAAGTGGGGCGTATCACGCTACGATGCTCTTTGTCTATGTGCTTGTGTGCTATTTTTTCACACTTAGCATTGCGATAAGAAGCAGGCAATTTGCGATATTTCTCATCGCAAATGTGTTTGTGCTGGGCTATATGCTAGATTTTGTGCTCTTGCGTGAGGTGGGGCGAGGCGCGCTTGTGCTGCTTGTGTTTGTGGTTGTGGCACTGCTTGGGGCGCATAGTGTTTTCGCGCTTATGTATGCGCCTACGCTATCTACAAATAAGCAAGCAAGCAGTCAAAAGTCTAGCAAGGCTATGTCATTGTGGCGCAATGCGCTGGGGCTTAGCTTGGCATTCTCTGCGCTTGTGCTATGCGTGGGGATTGCTGGGATTTTTGCGCGATTTGGCTATATGGATTTTGGCACGCTTGAGCTGGCATTTTTGGCATTTGTGATGGCGTGTTTGTTCGCGCTGCCAGCACTCACGCGCTTTGCACGCTATCCTATTAGCCCACTTTATCTAAGCCTGCCTATCCCCTTTGGCATTGTTATGCTCTGCTTTGTGATTAAAGCTGCTGGGGCAAGCACGCTTGTGGCACTTGGCTTTATGGTAGGCATAGCAGCGGGGCTTTATGTCTATGTGCGCTTTAGGGATTTAGCTTGTGGGCTAGAATCCACTTGCATAGATGTGGATTGCCACGCGGAAAATAACGCTCGCAATGACGCAAAAGGCACTTCTAGTGCAAAAGTGGATTCTAAGAGATTTTGGGATTCTAAGATTGTGCGGCTAGAATCGTGGCTTTTTAAGCCGTGCAAGGAGATAAGACTAGGCTATCTATCGACGAAGCAAGGCGCAGAAATCCGCGATTCTAGCCCACAAGCTGAATCCCTTGCTAAAGATTCTAGTGTGGTGCGTATGCGCGTATGGTATCTATGGCTTATGAGCTTTAGCGCGCTATGCTTTCTCCTACTCTCCACACAGATTGCCTGCCTTGATTGGATTGAGAGTGCTGGCAAATATGCGATGTGGATTCTAGGGCTTGGGGTGTTTGGCTGGGTGTATCGCGCGGTGGTGGTCTATGGGCTCACACCCTATCGCGATGTCTTGCTGCTTGTAAGCGCGTTTGGGGCACTTGGCGCACTTGGGCTCATTGGCGATGATCTCTTACACACGCTTCCACAGACGATGAGAGTCTCTCTGCTCTGGCTTGCAAGCGGTATTTTGCTAGCCCTGCTTGGACGCACAAAGATTCTGCCTAGGGGGATTAGCGGCTTTGAGTGGGTGTTTGCTGGCTTTGGGCTGCTGGCGACTTGGGCGCATATTGTGGGGGTTGATTTGCTCTATGGGCTATTTGGCGGCTTGCGCGGCTCGTATCTGCCAGAGCTTTGCGTCTTTATGCTTGTGAGTGCGATAAATCTCTGGCTTTTTGCGCGTGCGGTGGATTCTCCTGCCGCTTCTCTCTCTGCTTCTCTCTCCACTTCACGCCGTGGGATTTTCGCTGCTCTAGCTGGGCTGCTACTTTGGGAGATACTCGCGCTCATCAATCTCTGCGCGCTTTGGATTGTGCGACATTGGTTTATAGGGTTTGATGATTTCTTTATGCGCGAGAGCCTATCGCACACGCTGGTGGTTTGTGCGGTGTTTGCCATCGCATTTGGTGCGCTTATAATCAGTGGCAGAGCGCGCACAAAGCAGAATCTAGCCCAGCAAAGCCAGCCCACTAGCCCCCCATCTCACCAGAATCCTTTGCACCAGAATCCACTTTGGATAAAGTTTTATACGCACTCAAGCCTAGTGCTTTTTGTCTATGGGCTTGTGGGATTCTGCTCGCTACTTCTCTCCTATAAAGACTATATCCATATCTATGCCTATGCCGCAGCGGAGATAGATATGCTCCAAGCCTCAAATCAATTCTTTATAGCGATCATAGCCCAAGTGGTGCTTGTGGGGCTAGCTGGAGTGCTATGCTTGTGCTACACAAAATCCCTAGCCACATCGTGGCACGCACAAGAGGCAAAAGACACTAAAGACTCTTTTACATTTGCACGCTTCTCACTGCAGCTCATCGCCAATACCGCGGCTCTTGTGGGGATTGTGGGTGCGCTGGTGTATGCGATACGACTATGCTTTGCTGGGAGGGGGGATATTTCCTTTGGCGATATAGTGATAGGCGATAGGAGCTTGCACTATGTGTTTGGGAGTGCTGGGTTTGGTGAGATTGAGCTTTATACCTACTCTATCGCGCTAGTGCTGCTTGGGATTATTATGCTAGCGGGGTATTTTCTCTCGCGCTATAAGGTGTATAAAATCTATGCGTTTGTGCTCTTTGGGGCTGCCACGCTCAAGGTCTTTTTCATCGATACAAGCAGACTTGATAGCCTAGCAAAGATCGCGCTATTTGTCTGTATGGGCGTGCTGTTTTTAAGCGTAAGCTATCTCTATGCGCGATTGGTGAAAAAAGTGGATTCTAGGGATTCAGCTTGTGGGCTAGAATCGTAG
- a CDS encoding lipopolysaccharide assembly protein LapB produces the protein MNQEKRQATLTNLLHTYNDQNYPLCLQIATALLAKDPNNAQVWFICAMSLYYLGDVARAIDYLKNAQNLAPNDESIAINLSELLRKAGSLKSAALTLAPFLPSTNPDIYFNLARILSQADETEHAIAAYQEVLKLSPNDTQAAYNLANLYAKVEAYPQAIALYKTCQSLEAHFNLAHTYVMVDDVDSALILYKNLEAYFAPRLKELGESEELYQAYNASRADFYFNFANALRYAGKSREAERLYQKCYMIAPKFEYVINYAHLLLSVGVLERGFGYYQERLKLHKEQTLDNARFFQSSRHIAVLPEPAAIRECIKNARVLLFHEQGFGDSVMFARFIDSLECKEKYVFVQAPLRRLFAKRFNVVGEEFNDFDYCISLPSLPYVLGISLLEDFAHNALYLRDVFATTPAHSPSALDEFALLDSATQVVRDSCLEGIVETFTTPTPDTTKPLRIGIFFHSNPNFAYAAYKSIPLEKLLACFRSCAQKGLAFSLHCIQPEPLESIVEKPTLKSLTTESKSSLESLQAPATNTQDKVLYTYALHDFYDTARLITAMDLVVSVDSVVAHLAIALGVPCATLAYKRYDWRWGEIGKSRFSGYCGGEVFAQNVYGQWEQVLQELESYLLRMG, from the coding sequence ATGAATCAAGAGAAGCGACAAGCCACTCTTACCAATCTTTTACACACTTATAACGATCAAAATTACCCCCTTTGCCTACAAATCGCCACCGCACTGCTTGCTAAAGACCCAAACAACGCGCAAGTATGGTTTATTTGCGCGATGAGCTTGTATTATCTAGGTGATGTAGCACGAGCCATAGACTATCTTAAAAACGCCCAGAATCTCGCCCCAAATGATGAGTCCATAGCTATAAATCTCTCCGAGCTTTTGCGCAAAGCCGGCTCGCTAAAATCCGCCGCCCTAACACTCGCACCTTTTCTGCCAAGCACCAACCCAGACATTTACTTCAACTTAGCTAGAATCCTAAGCCAAGCTGATGAGACAGAACACGCCATAGCCGCTTACCAAGAAGTGCTAAAGCTCTCTCCCAATGACACCCAAGCTGCCTATAATCTCGCTAATCTCTATGCCAAAGTGGAAGCCTACCCCCAAGCCATCGCGCTGTATAAAACCTGTCAAAGCTTAGAAGCCCACTTCAACCTAGCCCACACTTATGTGATGGTTGATGATGTGGATTCTGCGTTGATTTTGTATAAAAATCTTGAAGCCTATTTTGCCCCACGGCTTAAAGAGCTAGGCGAGAGCGAGGAGCTATATCAAGCCTATAATGCCTCGCGCGCGGATTTTTACTTCAACTTTGCTAATGCCCTGCGCTATGCGGGCAAGAGCAGAGAAGCAGAGCGACTTTATCAAAAGTGCTATATGATCGCCCCAAAGTTTGAATATGTCATAAACTACGCGCATTTGCTGCTTAGTGTGGGGGTGCTTGAAAGGGGCTTTGGCTACTATCAAGAGCGATTAAAGCTCCACAAAGAGCAGACATTAGATAATGCGCGATTTTTCCAAAGCTCAAGGCATATTGCCGTGCTGCCAGAGCCAGCGGCGATCCGCGAATGTATCAAAAATGCTCGCGTGCTTCTTTTCCACGAGCAGGGCTTTGGCGATAGTGTGATGTTTGCAAGATTTATCGATAGCCTAGAATGCAAGGAGAAATATGTCTTTGTGCAAGCCCCTTTGCGTAGGCTTTTTGCCAAGCGGTTTAATGTCGTGGGAGAAGAGTTTAATGACTTTGATTATTGTATCTCTCTGCCAAGCCTGCCCTATGTGCTAGGGATCTCACTGCTTGAAGACTTCGCACACAATGCCCTGTATCTGCGTGATGTCTTTGCCACCACGCCCGCACATAGCCCTAGTGCGCTTGATGAGTTTGCCTTGCTAGATTCTGCTACGCAAGTGGTGAGGGACTCCTGTTTAGAGGGCATTGTAGAGACTTTTACCACTCCTACCCCAGATACCACTAAGCCTTTGCGCATAGGGATATTTTTCCACTCAAATCCCAACTTCGCCTATGCTGCATACAAGTCAATCCCGCTTGAAAAGCTGCTAGCCTGCTTCCGCTCTTGTGCGCAAAAGGGCTTGGCATTTTCTTTGCATTGTATCCAGCCTGAGCCACTAGAATCCATTGTAGAAAAGCCCACTTTAAAATCCTTAACCACAGAGTCCAAAAGCTCCCTAGAATCCCTGCAAGCCCCTGCTACAAACACGCAAGATAAGGTTTTATACACTTATGCTTTGCACGATTTTTACGATACTGCTAGGCTGATTACAGCTATGGATTTGGTAGTAAGTGTGGATTCTGTGGTGGCGCACTTAGCCATAGCTCTTGGCGTGCCGTGTGCGACTTTGGCATATAAGCGATATGATTGGCGGTGGGGCGAGATAGGCAAAAGTCGCTTTAGTGGGTATTGTGGGGGGGAGGTCTTTGCGCAAAATGTCTATGGACAATGGGAGCAAGTCTTGCAAGAGCTAGAATCCTATCTCTTGCGTATGGGCTAG
- a CDS encoding YdcH family protein, with protein sequence MFHEYRDEIHALKMNNAHFEKIFNEHNELDQKIKNAEDGIEHLANTEIEVLKKQKLLLKDEVYAMILEYRKAHKNS encoded by the coding sequence ATGTTCCACGAATATCGAGATGAAATCCACGCGCTAAAGATGAACAATGCGCATTTTGAAAAAATTTTTAACGAGCATAATGAGCTTGATCAAAAGATCAAAAACGCCGAAGATGGCATAGAGCATCTTGCCAATACAGAAATCGAGGTGCTAAAAAAGCAAAAGCTTCTTTTGAAAGATGAAGTGTATGCGATGATTTTAGAGTATCGCAAAGCGCATAAAAATAGCTAG
- a CDS encoding YihY family inner membrane protein produces MWRKWLNHWQKNDKSLLAKVRHTIKLAYRFLTYREEMFYYASSLSFYTIFALVPMLFITFSVLLAFSHFQDKIVDVERLILSNILPANAEVVMNFMNTFLENGDKMGVVGVISVFITSLLFFRNYEFITSKMFNSKPRKFFDSLMMYWTMITLFPLASVAMVYLSMSAQEILDTHFKSLVYSQAFVWFVTCVLFLVLFRISANKPLHKTTLFISSFVSGSIWFVVKNLFVYYVTLNTTYSTLYGSVSIVLFLMVWIYVSWLIILFGMRACQGVLQCFALEKSLTQDDMI; encoded by the coding sequence GTGTGGCGCAAATGGCTTAATCATTGGCAGAAAAATGACAAATCCCTGCTAGCAAAAGTGCGGCATACCATAAAGCTTGCGTATCGGTTTTTGACATATCGGGAAGAGATGTTTTACTACGCTTCTTCGCTGAGTTTTTATACGATTTTCGCGCTTGTCCCGATGCTGTTTATCACCTTTTCTGTTTTGCTAGCTTTTTCGCACTTTCAAGATAAGATTGTCGATGTAGAGCGACTCATACTCTCTAATATCCTCCCTGCAAATGCCGAAGTGGTGATGAACTTTATGAATACATTTTTAGAAAATGGCGACAAAATGGGCGTTGTCGGGGTGATCTCTGTTTTTATCACTTCTTTGCTCTTTTTTCGCAATTATGAATTTATCACTTCAAAAATGTTTAACTCTAAGCCACGCAAATTTTTTGACTCTTTGATGATGTATTGGACGATGATTACGCTATTTCCCTTAGCTTCGGTGGCGATGGTGTATCTTAGTATGAGTGCGCAAGAGATCCTTGATACCCACTTTAAATCGCTTGTGTATTCCCAAGCATTTGTGTGGTTTGTTACTTGTGTGTTGTTTTTGGTGCTCTTTAGGATTTCTGCTAATAAGCCCCTGCATAAAACAACGCTATTTATCTCATCGTTTGTTTCAGGTAGCATTTGGTTTGTAGTGAAAAATCTCTTTGTCTATTATGTAACGCTTAATACCACTTACTCCACACTCTATGGCTCTGTATCAATCGTGCTATTTTTGATGGTGTGGATTTATGTCTCGTGGCTTATTATACTCTTTGGTATGCGGGCGTGTCAGGGGGTTTTACAATGCTTTGCCCTAGAGAAATCACTCACGCAAGATGATATGATCTAG
- a CDS encoding phosphoribosylanthranilate isomerase, translated as MLKLKMCGLWREEDIACVNALMPDFIGFVFAKSPRQVSKPKATHLKSLLHPQIQAVGVFVDMPLEQIIELVESSVIDVIQLHDSHLCEGEEIFEKRESRIHFLQARTKAPIIKAIAATSARAILAQEHSCADMLLLDNAKGGSGEQFDWEYIEQARDQGFRREFFLAGGLNASNLAKALELKPYGIDLSKGLESNGLKDCQKMRDIVARIRPASK; from the coding sequence ATGCTTAAGCTTAAAATGTGCGGACTATGGAGAGAAGAGGATATAGCCTGTGTCAATGCGCTTATGCCTGATTTTATCGGCTTTGTTTTTGCCAAAAGCCCCCGCCAAGTAAGCAAGCCAAAAGCTACGCATCTTAAATCACTCTTGCACCCGCAAATCCAAGCCGTAGGTGTCTTTGTGGATATGCCTTTAGAGCAGATCATAGAGCTTGTAGAATCTAGCGTGATTGATGTGATCCAGCTACACGATAGCCATTTGTGTGAGGGCGAAGAGATCTTTGAGAAGCGCGAGAGTAGAATCCACTTTTTGCAAGCACGCACCAAAGCCCCTATCATCAAAGCCATAGCCGCTACAAGCGCGCGCGCCATACTCGCCCAAGAGCATAGCTGCGCAGATATGCTACTGCTTGATAATGCCAAAGGTGGCAGTGGAGAGCAGTTTGACTGGGAGTATATAGAGCAAGCAAGAGATCAGGGCTTTAGGCGCGAATTTTTCCTAGCAGGGGGGCTAAATGCCAGCAATCTTGCCAAAGCTCTAGAGCTTAAGCCCTATGGCATAGATCTCTCTAAAGGGCTAGAATCCAATGGGCTAAAAGACTGCCAAAAAATGCGCGATATTGTCGCTAGAATCCGTCCAGCAAGTAAGTAG
- the glmS gene encoding glutamine--fructose-6-phosphate transaminase (isomerizing), whose translation MCGIVGYIGTKEKREILLSGLKELEYRGYDSAGFAVLGEGELLGFKATGKLENLAVKTKDFSSNGFGLGIAHTRWATHGKPTEANAHPHTGECSYVVHNGIIENYKELKEALIAKGHRFVSQTDTEVIVHLFEEHLKSADNARAAWEQTAKRLKGAYATLLITKAAPDRIFYAKSGAPLLIGAPKASLEDPNVTREIFFASSDAPLIGLVDMVVYLEDGAVGDSLDFPSLEPKVALTHSKSYAQKNGFRYFMEKEIYEQEQVLLETMMGRVREDGIGLDELDPRLFEGVSEISICACGTSYHAGMVGKYLLERKAKVRTNVTLASELRYAKPILLQDELFIVISQSGETADTLEALKLAKSQGLRTLAICNVDNSSIVREADAVLLTRAGIEKGVASTKAFATQVMVLWILSVFLGVQRGLIDEKGRKSERASMIAAIAATRVDIALHERLKRLSKRYLHGHGFFFIGRDVFYPLALEGALKLKEISYLHAEGYASGEMKHGPIALVDANLFTIALMPKHLLYEKIASNVEELSARDATICAISQEEFALADDWIKIKEAHSYMEEFFSMMVALQLLALEISVRLGNDVDMPRNLAKSVTVE comes from the coding sequence ATGTGTGGGATAGTGGGCTACATCGGCACAAAAGAAAAACGAGAAATATTACTTAGTGGATTAAAAGAGCTAGAGTATAGGGGCTATGATTCTGCGGGCTTTGCGGTGCTAGGAGAGGGCGAGCTGCTAGGGTTTAAAGCTACAGGCAAGCTTGAAAATCTAGCAGTAAAGACAAAGGATTTTAGCTCTAATGGATTTGGGCTTGGCATAGCGCATACAAGATGGGCTACACACGGCAAGCCCACAGAGGCAAACGCCCACCCCCACACAGGCGAGTGTAGCTATGTCGTGCATAATGGCATTATCGAAAACTACAAAGAGCTAAAAGAAGCATTGATAGCAAAAGGGCATAGATTTGTTAGCCAGACAGACACAGAAGTGATTGTGCATTTGTTTGAAGAGCATCTAAAGTCTGCCGACAATGCGCGTGCAGCGTGGGAGCAGACAGCTAAACGGCTAAAAGGAGCATACGCAACACTGCTTATCACAAAAGCCGCGCCTGATAGGATCTTTTATGCCAAAAGTGGTGCGCCTTTACTCATCGGTGCGCCAAAGGCAAGCCTAGAAGATCCAAATGTTACTAGGGAGATATTTTTTGCCTCTTCAGATGCGCCGCTTATTGGGCTTGTGGATATGGTGGTGTATTTAGAAGATGGTGCGGTGGGGGATTCGCTTGATTTCCCTAGCCTAGAGCCTAAAGTTGCTTTGACGCATTCTAAATCCTATGCGCAGAAAAATGGCTTCCGCTACTTTATGGAGAAAGAGATCTATGAGCAAGAGCAAGTGCTTTTAGAGACTATGATGGGCAGAGTGAGAGAAGATGGTATAGGGCTTGATGAGCTAGATCCTAGGCTCTTTGAAGGCGTGAGTGAGATTAGTATCTGTGCGTGCGGGACAAGCTATCACGCAGGAATGGTGGGCAAATACCTCCTAGAGCGCAAGGCAAAGGTGCGCACCAATGTTACCCTTGCAAGTGAGCTGCGCTATGCCAAGCCGATTTTGCTGCAAGATGAGCTCTTTATCGTGATCTCTCAAAGTGGCGAGACGGCTGATACCCTAGAAGCCCTAAAGCTTGCCAAATCCCAAGGACTCCGCACGCTAGCAATCTGCAATGTCGATAACAGCTCTATCGTGCGAGAAGCCGATGCGGTGCTGCTCACACGCGCTGGGATAGAAAAGGGCGTGGCTAGCACCAAAGCCTTTGCCACGCAGGTTATGGTGCTGTGGATTCTAAGCGTGTTTTTAGGAGTGCAAAGAGGGCTAATCGATGAAAAGGGGCGAAAAAGCGAGCGAGCAAGTATGATTGCTGCCATTGCTGCTACAAGGGTGGATATTGCCTTGCACGAGCGGCTTAAACGACTCTCTAAGCGGTATTTACACGGACACGGATTTTTCTTCATCGGGCGAGATGTGTTCTACCCACTAGCCTTAGAGGGTGCGCTCAAACTCAAAGAAATCAGCTATTTGCACGCAGAGGGCTATGCAAGCGGTGAGATGAAGCACGGACCTATCGCGCTAGTTGATGCCAATCTCTTCACCATAGCCCTTATGCCAAAGCACCTACTCTATGAGAAAATCGCTTCTAATGTCGAGGAGCTAAGTGCTAGAGATGCGACTATTTGTGCGATTTCTCAAGAGGAATTTGCTCTAGCAGATGATTGGATCAAGATCAAAGAAGCCCATAGCTATATGGAAGAGTTTTTTTCTATGATGGTAGCCCTCCAGCTACTAGCTCTTGAAATTTCTGTGCGGCTGGGCAATGATGTAGATATGCCAAGAAATCTTGCTAAGTCCGTTACCGTGGAATAA
- the tgt gene encoding tRNA guanosine(34) transglycosylase Tgt, with amino-acid sequence MMFELLHTNDGARAGKLHLAHSIVPTPVFMPVGTQACVKGLDATDLGEILQAKLILANTYHTYLRPGAAIMREFGGVHNFSGFNASFLSDSGGFQAFSLGANVKKTDSGVWFSSHIDGSKHLFTPESVLDMQYALNSDIMMVLDDLIALPATQERLALSVETTTKWAKRSIAYHKEQKDLGKASTNDLFGIVQGGVSEQFRTQSALELRELDFDGYALGGLAVGESAEEMYATIAHTTPLLPESKPRYLMGVGTPENLIEAIHRGVDMFDCVMPCRNARNGTLFTHFGKLNIKNSCYKNDPAPIDPACACYTCTRYSRAYLHHLNKAQELTYHRLATLHNLSYYLELMRAAREAIMHDKWLAFRAEFYAKRQA; translated from the coding sequence ATGATGTTTGAGCTTTTACACACCAATGATGGAGCGCGTGCAGGCAAGCTGCATTTAGCGCACTCTATCGTGCCTACACCTGTGTTTATGCCTGTGGGCACGCAAGCTTGTGTGAAAGGACTTGATGCCACAGATTTAGGCGAGATCCTGCAAGCAAAGCTTATCCTAGCCAACACCTACCACACTTATTTGCGCCCGGGTGCTGCGATTATGAGAGAGTTTGGCGGGGTGCATAACTTTAGCGGATTTAATGCAAGCTTTTTAAGTGATTCTGGTGGGTTTCAGGCATTTAGCCTTGGGGCAAATGTGAAAAAGACAGATTCTGGCGTGTGGTTTAGCTCGCATATTGATGGGAGCAAGCATCTCTTCACCCCAGAATCCGTGCTTGATATGCAATACGCGCTTAATAGCGATATTATGATGGTGCTAGATGATTTGATCGCCCTGCCTGCTACACAAGAGCGACTAGCCCTAAGCGTAGAGACCACGACCAAATGGGCTAAACGCTCCATCGCCTACCACAAAGAGCAAAAAGATTTAGGCAAAGCCAGCACAAATGATCTCTTTGGCATTGTGCAAGGCGGGGTGAGCGAGCAGTTTCGCACACAAAGCGCGCTGGAGTTGCGCGAGCTAGATTTTGATGGCTACGCGCTAGGCGGGCTTGCTGTGGGCGAGAGCGCAGAGGAGATGTATGCCACAATCGCCCACACCACGCCCTTGCTCCCAGAATCTAAGCCGCGCTATCTTATGGGTGTGGGCACGCCGGAGAATTTGATCGAGGCGATTCATCGCGGAGTGGATATGTTTGACTGCGTGATGCCTTGTAGAAATGCGCGAAATGGCACGCTTTTTACACACTTTGGCAAGCTTAATATCAAAAACTCTTGCTACAAAAACGATCCTGCGCCTATTGATCCTGCGTGTGCGTGCTACACTTGCACGCGCTATTCCCGTGCGTATTTGCACCATCTAAATAAAGCCCAAGAGCTTACCTACCACCGCCTAGCCACTTTGCATAATCTTAGCTACTACCTAGAGCTTATGCGTGCTGCAAGAGAAGCGATAATGCACGATAAATGGCTAGCATTTAGGGCAGAGTTTTATGCCAAAAGACAAGCTTAA